One Myxococcus stipitatus DNA segment encodes these proteins:
- a CDS encoding DUF885 domain-containing protein, producing the protein MHTRAVLLSACCLLGACAKQVPSSAPTSPPQASAQQSERFPELVDAIFAASFDFSPSSGTAVGLHAYDARLEDWSRPRIEARLRELEALLGRLRAVDRERLSFDERIDAEALESQLLAEQYELGVVRGWENNPMMYAGLPGGAIDGLMKRDFAPKAERLRSVIARLKAVPAVFSAGKANMGTPPREFTDLAIRMTKGSVGFFEGSVTTWAKDAAAGDAALLADFTAANAAAIAAVRDYAKWLQEELLPRSTGRYALGEERFLTKLRYEEMIDLPLPELLARGEANLEKDFRDFVATAKRIDPRLTPEQVMHSLEADHPTAKDLIPTVRRSVEGVREFLVREDLVTIPSEVRPHVDETPPYARSGSFASMDTPGAYETHATEAFYYVTPVEADWDAKHQEEHLRLYNAPVVSVINIHEVWPGHYLQFLYAPRFPTKVRKLVAVGSNAEGWAHYAEQMMLDQGYGNGDPKLRLAQLSEALLRDCRYVAGIKLHTAGWTVEQAARLFHEKCFQQPANAYEEARRGAYNPTYLYYTFGKLEVQRLAQDYMSAKGASLKQFHDAFVSQGSLPLPLVRKLLLR; encoded by the coding sequence ATGCACACCCGCGCCGTCCTCCTCTCCGCCTGCTGCCTGCTCGGAGCATGCGCGAAACAGGTCCCCTCCTCCGCGCCGACCTCGCCCCCCCAGGCCAGCGCCCAGCAGTCCGAGCGGTTCCCGGAGCTGGTGGACGCCATCTTCGCGGCGTCCTTCGACTTCTCGCCCTCCAGCGGCACGGCGGTGGGGCTCCACGCGTACGACGCGCGGCTGGAGGACTGGAGCCGGCCGCGCATCGAGGCGCGGCTGCGCGAGCTGGAGGCACTGCTCGGCCGGCTGCGCGCGGTGGACCGCGAGCGCCTGTCCTTCGACGAGCGCATCGACGCGGAGGCGCTGGAGAGCCAGCTGCTCGCCGAACAATACGAGCTGGGCGTGGTGCGCGGCTGGGAGAACAACCCCATGATGTACGCGGGGCTGCCCGGCGGCGCCATCGACGGGCTGATGAAGCGCGACTTCGCGCCCAAGGCCGAGCGGCTGCGCTCCGTGATTGCCCGTCTGAAGGCCGTGCCCGCCGTGTTCTCCGCCGGCAAGGCCAACATGGGCACGCCACCGCGCGAGTTCACCGACCTGGCCATCCGCATGACGAAGGGCTCGGTGGGCTTCTTCGAGGGCTCGGTGACCACCTGGGCGAAGGACGCCGCGGCGGGTGACGCGGCCCTGCTCGCCGACTTCACCGCCGCCAACGCGGCGGCCATCGCGGCGGTGCGGGACTACGCGAAGTGGCTCCAGGAGGAGCTGCTGCCGCGCTCCACGGGCCGCTACGCGCTGGGCGAGGAGCGCTTCCTCACCAAGCTGCGCTACGAGGAGATGATCGACCTGCCCCTGCCGGAGCTGCTCGCGAGGGGCGAGGCGAACCTCGAGAAGGACTTCCGGGACTTCGTGGCCACCGCGAAGCGCATCGACCCGCGTCTGACGCCCGAGCAGGTGATGCACTCGCTGGAGGCCGACCACCCCACGGCGAAGGACCTCATCCCCACGGTGCGCCGCTCCGTGGAGGGCGTGCGCGAGTTCCTCGTGCGCGAGGACCTGGTCACCATCCCCTCCGAGGTGCGCCCCCACGTGGACGAGACGCCGCCGTACGCGCGCTCCGGCTCGTTCGCGTCCATGGACACGCCGGGCGCGTACGAGACCCACGCGACGGAGGCCTTCTACTACGTCACGCCGGTGGAGGCGGACTGGGACGCGAAGCACCAGGAGGAGCACCTGCGGCTGTACAACGCGCCCGTCGTCTCCGTCATCAACATCCACGAGGTGTGGCCCGGCCACTACCTCCAGTTCCTCTACGCGCCGCGCTTCCCCACCAAGGTGCGCAAGCTCGTCGCCGTGGGCAGCAACGCGGAGGGCTGGGCGCACTACGCCGAGCAGATGATGCTCGACCAGGGCTATGGCAACGGCGACCCGAAGCTGCGGCTGGCGCAGCTGTCCGAGGCCCTGCTGCGCGACTGCCGCTACGTCGCGGGCATCAAGCTCCACACCGCCGGCTGGACGGTGGAGCAGGCCGCGCGCCTGTTCCACGAGAAGTGCTTCCAACAGCCCGCCAACGCCTACGAGGAAGCGCGCCGGGGCGCCTACAACCCCACATACCTCTACTACACGTTCGGCAAGCTGGAGGTGCAGCGGCTGGCCCAGGACTACATGAGCGCGAAGGGGGCCAGCCTGAAGCAGTTCCACGA